CTTGCGCGGCGGCGGCTTCTTCACGTGGCGGACGTCGGTTCGCTGCCTGGCCGCTGCCAGAACTTCCACCAGGGCCGCGGCGCGGCCGGCGCTTCGGGCGGCAGCTGCTGCAGGTTGCTCGCGCGGATGCGCTGGCGCAGCTCCACCTCCAGGGCATGGGCGACGCCATAGGCGTCACGGTCGCCGCGCGAGGCGCGGCCCCGCCATGCCACGGCCAGCTGCTCGAGCTCGGCGTCCTCCAGGCTCGCCAGCTCGTCGGCGCTCGGTATCGGCGCACGGCTCATGGATGCTCCACGCGCGGGCTGTTCCCGGCGGGCATGGCGGGCGCTGCGGTGCACCGGTCGATTCCCGGCAGGTCGCGCGGGTGGGGGGTCCGATTCAAGGTCATCTCTGCATGCAATAGGGGCGGCGGATGGATGCTATCGGCGCGGAACCCGGCATCGGGGGCCCCCTGCCCATTCATTTGCGACATTGTGCAATCGCATAATCATCAATGCGAATTCTGGATGATTTATGGCGTGGATTCAAGAAGCAGCAGCCAGGAATTTAGCTAAGTTGTTGTCCGCATTCGACTTTCCCCCTCCGCCAAACTGGCGTGCTCGGGCCGCGCAGCCGCTTGCATGCGGGTCTGAAGGTAGTCGTTGGGCTATGTCATCCAAGTCGTTGCCGGCGTTGAAGTTCGTTGGTCCTGCGCGCTTGGACGGACGGTGCGACGATCCCCCTTCGATCGCCTCCCGCCGCCAACGGCGTAGCGTGACCGTGAACCGGGCGCGAGCGCTGCGGTACAGATCCCGCGTGAGGCGCCCGCGCCGCAGGTCTCGGCGGCGGCTTTCACGAGCGCCGGCAAATCCCAACGGCACTCACATTTACCGCAGGGCCGCGTGCTCAGCCGAGCAGTTGCACCTTCTGCAGCGCCTGCGCCAGCGACTTCATCAATGCGTCCGACGGCGGCTCGCCCGCAACACTGGGCAGCAGTGTCAGCGTCACGGTGCCGTCGGTCGCGCGCACGCACGAACCCAGGGTCCGCCCCTCGCTCTGGATCGCGATCTTCTGCGGCTTGGCGCCGGGCTCGGTGCCGAGCAGCCGGGCCACCACCACCGCCGGCAGCAGCTTCTGGCCCCTGACCTTTTCGGCCCTTTTCAGCACGCTGCGGCGGTCCTTGTCGAGCGCCGCGTTGAGCTGCTCGGCGTGGCGGTACTGGATCTCGAGCGGGCTGCGGAAGCATTCGACCACCGCCGACGGGAGTTGCGCGACGATCAGCGCCTTGCGCACCCAGGTGTGGCTGACGCCGAGCTTCTCGGCCATCTGCCGCTGCGTCGGGAACAGCTGCTCCTCGAGCGCGCGCTGGTACATCACGCCCTGCTCGTAGGGCGACAGGTCGGCGCGCTCGCGGTTCTCACGGTCCATGGCGGCGAACAGCTCGGCGTCGCCGAGTTCGTCGACCCAGATCGCCGCGAGCACGGGGATGCCGAGTTCGAGGCAGGCGCGGTGGCGCCGGTGGCCGAACACCAGCTCGTAGCGATCCGGCTCGTCCGGCAGCGCGCGCACCAGGATCGGCTGGACGTTGCCGCCGGCCTGCTCGATGTCGGCCTTGAGCCCGGCGAAATCGGCGTTCTCGAAGGCGGCCGGATGGCGGTTGGCCCAGCGCGAGACGCGGATCGTCTTCGGGTCCAGCTTGCGCGTCGGCGTCGATCCGTCGTACTGGCGCAGCCGTTCGCGCAGCGTGGCGAGTTCGCCCTCGACCGCCTGCATCTGGCCGCGGAATGCGAGCATCTGGCCGGGGCCGGTGCGTGGCGCGAACTGGCCGGTCTGGGCCGGCGGGAACCGGGTCTCCGCCGCGGCCGCAGCGGGCAGTGCCGGCGGAACGGGCGTCGCCGGCGCGATGCCGGGCGCCTGCGAGGGGGCCGGGCTCGCGGCGGCCGGAGGCTCGGGAATCGAGAGTCCGGCGGTCAGGGCTTCGAGGCGTTTGCGGGT
This region of Variovorax sp. TBS-050B genomic DNA includes:
- a CDS encoding ParB/RepB/Spo0J family partition protein, translating into TRKRLEALTAGLSIPEPPAAASPAPSQAPGIAPATPVPPALPAAAAAETRFPPAQTGQFAPRTGPGQMLAFRGQMQAVEGELATLRERLRQYDGSTPTRKLDPKTIRVSRWANRHPAAFENADFAGLKADIEQAGGNVQPILVRALPDEPDRYELVFGHRRHRACLELGIPVLAAIWVDELGDAELFAAMDRENRERADLSPYEQGVMYQRALEEQLFPTQRQMAEKLGVSHTWVRKALIVAQLPSAVVECFRSPLEIQYRHAEQLNAALDKDRRSVLKRAEKVRGQKLLPAVVVARLLGTEPGAKPQKIAIQSEGRTLGSCVRATDGTVTLTLLPSVAGEPPSDALMKSLAQALQKVQLLG